Within the Malus sylvestris chromosome 4, drMalSylv7.2, whole genome shotgun sequence genome, the region GCAAAATGTATCTTGATAATAAGTTGTTCATATGACacaacaacagcaacaacatACCTCAGTCACAGTCTGCTCCTTACATGCATCCTTCCAAGTTGTAATAAACTTCCTCAAAAAATCATTGGAAACTGAAAGATCAGTTTTAATCATACTACTGTCCTCCTCGGTTTCATGGTCATTCTTAGTAAAAAGAACATCTTGTTCTACCTTGTCTCTCTTTCGTAATTTTTGGGGGACAGAGATGGGGCTGCTTAGATTTtcgtattttcttttcttttttacggACCCATTACCCTCATTATGCTTTTGGGTTCCACAAGCTGGAGAAGGGTGGTTTGATCCGAGCAAAGGTCTCTCTTCTATTGCAGACACGTAAGTAGAGTTACTCACTTGGTCCGAAATTTTAGCAGATTGTAACGAAAAGTTAACCTCGGTGCATGCATGACCTTTATCTTTGTCATCTTCATGTAAAAAATCCTGACCACTTCCATCCTTGGAACTTGAAGAAACAAACCTATCCTTCTTGCCACAAAATTCCTTTTGTACAACAGAAAACAATTCAGCATGCTGAGAAATGTCACAGAAATGCTTGTCTAGCTGCTCATTCAATGAGGTAAGATTTGGTGCCTTCTTCTTATAGCGGCGCATTCTAACTTGCTCTTGAGATTTAATTAGAGCGGCACGTTCTAACTTCCTGCCTTTCCGAATAGAAGAAACGTGCACCCTATGATCATGTAGTTTACTTCAAACAAGAGCATTATAACATATAATTTTCTAGTACTTTCAAAGGACTAAAAACTTAAGTTATTCAAAACGCCTATGCACGCCAAATGTAATTTAACCACTCAAAGCATCAAAGTGTATCAATCCAATAGTCGCAACATTTTCTAAATCTGAGCAGAAGGGAGGGGTTGTAAATCTTTTACCATATAAAATCACTACAATTATTAGACACAATGCCTATCTATCATAAAATAGAAGGAAAAAGATGTGAGACGTACCCCAAGCTACAAATTCGAATTCCGATATTTTCCTTGCTTGCAACTGATCGCCTCTTAACAATATAATCCAAAAATTCTTCAACAGAGACTTTACGTTTATGTTCTTGATACAAGGTGAGTAAACATAGTATCTCCTCGCTAGTTATCTTAAACACTTCAGTTGTATCAGAACTCACTGGGAAATAATGCAAAACAAGGGGGTGACGGAACAAAGGGCCCAATCCCAGTACTTCAAACTCCTCAATATCCTCATTCTTGCAGATTGCAAGTTCCAAATCATACAAAGATGTAATTCTTCGAGCCAGAACAAAGCAATGGATAAATGAACTTATCTacataacaaaagaaaatgagtaAAAATTAGAAAGATTTAATACATAAGGATACAAATTTGTATACATAATTTATGATATGTTCCCAACGCAGAACAAATCATTTCCAATTGCAAATGAAAGGACATTTATCTTTTCCATCAATTACATTCCTTTTCCCACACTTTCTAAGCAACCAAACCAAGTGtttacacaatatatatatatatatatatagagagagagagagagagagagagagagagagagtgagtgagtgagtgactATTACCCTGCCTTCGGTGAGCATGAGGCGGTGAAGAGAAGGGACTTGATGCATTTGAAGCCCGAGAAGAAAGCTCCAGTCATCAACCTTGAGCGTCACAAGCGCAGACTGTAACACCTTCCACGCCGAGACGCTCCTTCCTGCCGCCACAAAATCACCGCGAGCCTTTTCGACTGCCCGATCGATCCTCTCCAGCATCTCTTTCAGGTTCTCACATGAAGTCTGAGGCCGAAACGCAGAATTTGGGAGCTGTTGAGGATCGACATTGGGTTTCGGGTTCTCAGATGAGGTCTGGGGCTGAAACGTTGGATTTGGAAGCTGTAGGGGATTAAAAATAGGGTTTTGGAGCGGGAAGCTAGGGGTTTGGAttgggaaattagggttttggaatATAAAATTAGGGAAATTGGGGTTGTGGGCAAGGTTGGGGGCAAAGGCGGGGTTTTGAGGATAAATATAGGATGAATTggtggggttttggttttggttttggagagAGAAATTGGGGTTTAGAGGTTGTGGGTATGGTTGCTGAGGCGGCGGCGGTTGTCGCCAATCCCGTTCTCCGGCGGAGGGCGGTCGGAAAATAGAAGGGTGCCTGAACATGGCGGAAAGAAACAGAGTGAAACTGGACAGCGGTGGACATcccttttattttaaaaaataaaaaattaaaaaattaaaaaaattaaaaaaaaaaaaaaagtctccaTGTGTTCCACGCGTGGCTCCCTCTTGTCTCTCCTGTCGCTGCACCAACGAGGTCGTCCAGGTGTCATTAATTTTGGTAAAGGATCCTCGTCTGGGGATCTAAAAATTTCGTGATTGTgatcattcatcgtatatcatgtagtaaatttttgttaaatactatttatatttaattttaaaatgattttttactGCACGATGTATAATGAATGATCATGATAACGAGATCCATATAATCCCTAGGAAAATGATCGGAtccttttccgatttattttgttGATGCTCCAAACTTTTAGACTTGGAAATGCTGGGTGAAGACAATATTTGTTATCAAATCACATGACGTGATAATTATTAGATGAATATTTttgataatatttttaaaatataaggaaataattggaccatatatgtatgttaaattctttaattatgAATCACATgatatgatttacaaaatatggtTTAAAGAAATGGTTTTTTTAGCATAACGCATTTcctaaaacaaggaaaatttaTTGGTCAGGAGCTATTCAACGTTAGATGAAGGACCCGTTAACTCATTGCACTATCAACTTTGTGTTATAATTCTAACCCCCTTTGGATCTTGTTCTTTGACTGTCTTTGGGTTTTTCACTCATTATTCCAACCTTGCCACACCCTATTTATAAGTATAAGGTGCGGCTCAGATGTCATTTTTCCACATTATGTTTCGTATTCTAAATGGACAAAGTACactttctttccatttccaaattaTCTTAtaggattcctaatctaatTGAACAAGGAAACTAAGATTCTTTCCTAGTTCTTTTAAGAGAAGAAACGGTGCACCCCTTACATTACCTACACAATCCTAAACAAAATAAGACACTAACTTGACGAGCCAAAATcctaacaatctccaccttggtgaGTCAAACCAAGTCTTGACTGTTGCATCCTAGAGTATCTTCGAACCTTCTTGAAGTAGCTATGCAAATCTTCAAGAACCTTCACCTTGACAATCTTCTTCTTGCCTTATTCCACCTCAAGTGAGGAGGTGCTATACCTTAATCAATCAATGAGATTGATAAGTTCAAGCAATGCTTGAACTTATTGTCTGGCATTATCTTCATAAGGAAGTGTGTGATCAAATCACGTGATGTGACAGTTAAAAGTACTAAGAAATGATTGGACCATATATGTAGATAAAATTCTTTAATTATTAATTGCATGATATGGTTTACAAAATATGGTTTACAGAAATGGTCTTTCTAGCATCACGCGTCtcctaaaacaaaaaagattTATTGACCATAAGCTAGGCAATGTTAGATGAAGGACCCATTAACTCATTGCACTATCAACTTTGTCTTATGATTCTGACCCCCTCTGGATCTTGCTATTTTGATGTATCTGGCCATAGACAAAAACTTAGCAAAATAGAGAAAATCGGAAACAcaagatttatactggttcaTCAGAATTTTTGCGTACGTCTAGTTGTGATTTCTCTGGGTCGAGAAATCACGGCTTCCTTGATTAATAATAGAGTTATAATACTTTTGCAAAAACCCTTAGAACTAATCGCCTATACACTATATTGACTGTCTCTAGCTTTTTCACACATTATTCTAGCCTTGTCGCACCCTAATTTAAGTATAAGGTGCGGCTTACATGCCCTTTTTCcatattatgtttcctattctaaatagacTAGGACAGTacactttttttcctttttcaaatTATCTTCTAGAATTCTTAatctaattgaataaggaaactaAGATTCTTTCCTAGTTCTTTTTGGAGAAGAATTGGTGTACCTTTTATTTTCCCTACACAATCCTAAACAAGATAGGACACTAGCTTTGATGAGCCAAAATCCTAACAATTTGCACCTTGGTGAGTCACACCAAGTCTTGACTGTTGCATCCCAAAGTATCTTCAAACCTTCTTAAAGCAGCTCTGCAAATCTTCAAGAACCTTCACCTTAACAATCTTTTTCTTGCCTCATTCCACCTCAAGTGAGGAGGTGTTCTACTTAGTATTAGTTTGAtactgaggtgcttttataaaaattgggtataaaaaaaaagctgagctcaaaaaggtgtttggtaaacacttaaaaacagcttattttcatagTTATAGGTGAAAAAGCTGAAaatgtgaagcagcaaaaatgagcttattctcacagcacaacaaaaacaattttttttcaaagcacaacaatatcaaaccaaCCCTTAATCAATCAATGAGATTGATAAGTTCAAGCAATGCTTAAACTTATTGGCTGACACTATCTTCTTAAGGAAATCTACGACATTGTCGTCTGTGTGAACCTTTTCAACCAAATCTCCTCAGACTCCACCAAATCTCTGATTTTGTGATACCTTGCTTCAATGTGCTTTTATCTTTCATGAAAAACCTGATTCTTTGCCAAGCGAACACTTTAGCTGTCACATTTCAGCTTCACATAATCTTGAGTGATTCTATTTGGCTTACCAAGCCACTAAGCCAAATTGCTTACTTTCCAGCTTCGGCCAAAGCAATGTACTTTGCCTCTGTGGTCAACAAAGTTGTAATTGGTTGCAGTAGTGCCCTCCAACTAATTGGTTCTCCTGCACATGTAAAGACCTAACCAAAAGTTGACATTCTCTTGTTCAACTCCCCTGCATAATCGGCATCCACATATCCCTGcattttctttttgcttctcAAACATGATTGCTTGTCGCCAAGAATCTTTTTAAGTAACGCAAAATCCACTTGACTGCATCCCAATGTTGCTTTCCTGGATTTACCAATAACCTTTTAAGGAACATAGCCTGGTACACCAAGTATACAGAGCCGTGTTCCCTGCACATTGAAATATTTATCCCGAGATGGGTGTGTGTAGCACACAACTACATGCTTTagttgtttttcttcttctctgattaaaaaaattacgtTTCTTAAAAATCAACTACACTCATCTCCAAAACTCAAATTGTGTTCGAGTATGGCGCAGCTTGTGTTATAGTATGAAAGGAACTGGAAaagaatacaacaacaacaacaacaacaacaaagccttttcccactaagtggggtcggctatatgaatcctagaacgccattgcgctcggttttgtgtcatgtcctccgttagatccaagtactctaagtcttttcttagagtctcttccaaagttttcctaggtcttcctctaccccttcggccctgaacctctgtcccgtagtcacatcttcgaaccggagcgtcagtcggccttctttgcacatgtccaaatcaccggagctgattttctctcatctttcctacaatttcggctactcctactttacctcggatatcctcattcccaatcttatcctttctcgtgtgcccacacatcccacgaagcatcctcatctccgctacacctattttgtgtacgtgttgatgcttcaccgcccaacattctgtgccatacaacatcgctggccttattgccgtcctataaaatttttccttgagcttcagtggcctacgacggtcacacaacacgccggatgcactcttacacttcatccatccagctcgtattctatggttgagatctctatctaattctccgttctcttgcaagatagatcctaggtagcgaaaacggtcgctttttgtgatattcgctagattgctccggtcattagtgtggataagtatataaatggatagagatatgaaagcaaacacaagatgtacgtggttcacccagattggctacgtccacggaatagaagagttctcattaattgtgaagggtttacacaagtacataggttcaagctctcctttagtgagtacaagtgaatgatttagtacaaatgacattcggaaatattgtgggagaatgatctcgtaatcacgaaacttctaaatatcggagtgtggtgtcgtcttgacttgccttatctgtctcataggtagatgtggcatcttctctggaagtactcttcctccatccaggggtggtatctttaactggtagagatgcacaaggtaatgtatcaatttcacttgaagcttacttgtagtttcaggcttggtcaagcgcgatacaaaccatgtagtaggagtcccctaagtcgccgagctagggggtctgctgaaagaggtgacagacaaggtaagcaatcagagctccgactgattgttcaccttctccccatcttgcagcagcatgaaggataaagagaagaaaaatgagaagagatgatatgagatacttttgcttttgaagaagtaactttccacaggcttattcttgaactgagctggagggttttctggtttcctccaaagtataaggccgactgaagaatttgagggtcaaaacaagtccatcaaatctagagtacgttccaccctgctgatatgggatacttttgcttttgatagagtaatggatgtatcggcacgtgtgctgttacgcttgtctccacatgcttccttgtatccttcgcacttgccctatctgttcctcaagcagatgcggaatcttccctggaaacataagatgttgaagatgagtactcgagagcaatgccaggtaagtaatcaggtaaggggttccaggcagtcagttcctggctggaagcttgattccaagtgctgactgattgctctctttctccttgtcttgcaggtaaaaacaagaccaaaggaaaagacagggaaaaagcatgatatgggatactcttgcttttaaccctgatgatatgagatattcttgctctagtatagcttgtttgcagaggtattatcggggggaaagaaagctgaatatttcgaaaggcttcgttgggagtgccctctcagatatgatgaagggttgagcatttttgcaggtctgcctgtccgttggggatggaggtcgacatatataggagtctccctaacaacaagtagtaatgctattcctttaccctgcttggtcatagcacggtagtgggagctgccagtttcacatgttttaactctgtcagagcactttgaaaaagtggtctgtggtatctggctctcgagattcggagaacgatgcctcatcgatttttgagaaagcaatcatgctgggggtctggctctcgagattcggagagcagtgtctcttcgatttttgaggaagtaatcatgttgggagtctggctctcgagattcggagggcggtgcctcttcgattttggagcaagcaatcctgttgggagtgttgtctcgaatgtgagtaaaggttgggcatgtttgctagtctaccttgccacgaagcacagaggttgacacacagggactttccaattatccagcagtggtactgttcctttacccttgtgggtaataatatggtagctagaccttcaaaatttatgtgtctaaactttgctagtgctgtttctttgctattcttttacctttcttggtcagagcgatgtagtgggagctgcaagcttcacgtgctcaactttggcagagaactttggcaaagttatctgtggtacccatgagctattgttgcgtgtgggaagtgggtgattgaacagtaagattcatgtgctttctacttcaccagaagtcttcgacagaatgcccataatttctgcaaagctgagtgtgtgtgtgacaggtgctgacaaggctagaaaagtaggtgcctcttcgatttctgagatcggccctcgtggtctctgagcagcccagcttttgagaaagcgagcgcctcttcgattgattcggagaacgatgcctcatcgatttttgagaaagcaatcatgctgggggtctggctctcgaagatttggggagcagtgtctcttcaatttttgagaaagtaatcatgttgggagtctggctctcgagattcggagggcggtgcctcttcgattttggagcaagcaatcttgttgggagtgttttctcgaatgtgagtaaaggttgggcatgtttgctagtctaccttgccacgaagcacagaggttgacacacagggactttccaattatccagcaatggtactgttcctttaccctctcttcgatttttaagaaagtagtcatgttgggagtctggctctcgagattcggaggacggtgccttttcgattttggagcaagcaatcttattgggagtgttttctcgaatgtgagtaaaggttgggcatgtttgctagtctaccttgccacgaagcacagaggttgacacacagggactttccaattatccagcagtggtactgttcctttacccttgtgggtaataatatggtagctagaccttcaaaatttatgggtctaaactttgttagtgctgtttctttgctattcttttacccttcttggtcagagcgatgtagtgggagctgcaagcttcacgtgctcaactttggcagagaactttggcaaagttatctgtggtacccatgagctattgttgcgtgtgggaagtgggtgattgaacagtaagattcatgtgttttctacttccccagaagtcttctacagaatgcccataatttccgcaaagctgagtgtgcgtgtgacaggtgctgacaaggctggaaaagtaggtgcctcttcgatttctgagatcggccctcgtggtctctggggagcccagcttttgagaaagcgagcgcctcttcgatttccgagatcggccttcgtggtctttgagcagcccaacttttgagaaagcaaacgcctcttcgatttctgagatcaaccctcgtgatctctaagcagcccagcttttgagaaagcaaacgcctcttcgatttctgagcaggcgcctcttcgatttctgaagctccgtcgagtgcagatttttataggggctggcattaagttccaaagcacacttgaatctccaccagtagaagcttcattcttgcacttctaagatcttgatttgtccgacctcttctctcttcaacacctttgaaaatgtctggcccctccgaccgtcgttttgacttgaaccttgttgaagagacaaccccgccttctccagacaacatatggcgcccatcattcgtctcccctactggtcctcttaccgttggggattccgtgatgaagaatgatatgaccgctgcggtggtggccaggaaccttctcactcccaaagataacagactactttccaaacggtctgatgagttagctgttaaggattccctggctctcagtgttcagtgtgcaggttctgtgtctaatatggcccaacgcctatttgctcgaacccgccaagttgaatcattggcggctgaagtgatgagtctcaaacaggagattagagggctcaagcatgagaataaacagttgcaccggctcgcacatgactatgctacaaacatgaagaggaagcttgaccagatgaaggaaactgatggtcaggttttacttgatcatcagagatttgtgggtttgttccaaaggcatttattgccttcgtcttctggagctgtaccgcgtaatgaagctccgaatgatcaacctctgatgcctcctccttctagggttctgtccagtactgaggctccaaatgatccccctccggtgccttctctttctggggctctaccgactgctgagacttctcctaagcaacctttgtgaaggctccctcttgtgtgtttattttgactcatgtatatgtacatatttgtagcttatcggggatatcaataaataagctttccttcatttcaacgtattgtgttaaatacaccaaagccttcttcgctaagttctttgaattttcttttgttgaaacttgtatgttgaagctttctgagtggagcatgtaggttggggtagtgttcccttaatttcccgagtgaggaaaacttctcggttggagacttggaaaatccaagtcactgagtgggatcggctatatgaatcttagaacgccattgtgctcgatcctgtgtcatgtccttcgttagatccaagtactctaagtcttttcttagagtctcttccaaagttttcctaggtcttcctctaccccttcggccctgaacctctgtcccatagtcgcatcttctaatcggagcgtcagtaggccttctttgcacatgtccaaaccaccgtaaccgattttctctcatctttccttcaatttcggctactcctactttaccccggatatcctcattcctaatcttatcctttctcgtgtgcccacacatccaacgaagcatcctcatctccgctacacccattttgtgtacgtgttgatgtttcaccgcccaacattctgtgccatacagcatcgccggccttattgccgtcctataaaattttcccttgagcttcagtggcatacggcggtcacacaacacgccggatgcactcttccacttcatccatccagcttgtattctatggttgagatctccatctaattctccgttcttttgcaagatagatcctaggtaacgaaaacggtcgctctttggtatttcttgatctccgatcctcacccctaactcgttttggcctccatttgcactgaacttgcactccatatattctgtctttgattggcttaagcgaagacctttagattccaacacttctctccaaaggttaagctttgcatttaccccttcctgagtttcatctatcaacactatatcgtctgcgaaaagcatacaccaaggaatatcatcttgaatatgtcctgttaactcatccattaccaacgcaaaaaggtaaggacttaaggatgagccttgatgtaatcctacagttatgggaaagctttcggtttgtccttcatgagttcttacggcagtctttgctccttcatacatatcctttatagcttggatatatgctactcgtactcctttcttctctaaaatcctccaaagaatgtctcttgggaccctatcatacgctttttccaaatctataaagaccatgtgtaaattctttttcccatctctatatctttccatcaatcttcgtaagagatagattgcctccatggttgagcgccctggcatgaacccgaattggttgtcaaACTGGAAAAGAATGCCAACCAAAATAACAAGATGGTCGAACAACAGCGCGTTCTTGCGGAGAGAAAACGTCATATATATAATCCTCGAAAGCACATAAAAAACTGAAAGAACATTGATAACCTAAAATGCAGAACTTGAAGTCCTCAACTTTCTTTACTGTGGTAAAAAAACTGTACAAAATCTTTGATAAGCAACTGTCATCTAGATAACAAAACGGAGTAAATTCTGTAAATATATACATTGTTGCCAGAGACATTTCCTATCCATTGTACATACAGACACCACAGAGGAGAGATCCCACTCCTATTAAAATCAATGAAGGGGACTGAATTGTTTGAATAAATATGAAGAATCCCGGCTGACAGCGGTAACCACACAGATAAAAAATTTGAACGAACAGTTCCCGGCATGTTCAACTCCAGCACAATTTTCACCCAAAAGTCAACTTTTGGTTGGAAATCAACTGGCCTATGGCTTtccaatttgatgtgaaaaaatCCGATTAAATAAGCAGATCGTCCGCTGCCACATCAACTGAGATAGGCCAATTGGGCATGCAGTAGAGACCACATGAAGTACCTTTTAGGACTGGGAAACAATGGAAAATTCCTTCTGCTGCTCAGGCATCAAGACAGCCAAACGTAGTTTGTGAAGCTGGCACAATTTTGCAAGATTGTTGAATACTGAGACCCTTGCAACATTATTATCCAATAAAACGACATGTGCAATACTGAAAGCTTCACCTTTCTCAACCGCAAATTGCAACTCTCTCATTGATATTTCAAACCAGTCTTTTCTTGTAGACTTGGTTGCTTTAACTTCAATGTACTCTCTACTATTTTCCTTCCCTCCCAGAACTATGTCATATGGTAGCCCAGTTTCGTTATGTTCATTAACCCACTTAACAACTGACTTGCCAGCTTTGTcaacaaaatatttaaaagcAACAAGCTCACCTAGCCGCCCAGTTAAAATTGCTTGTGTCGAATTGGGTGTACCAAATCTAAGCTGATCTCTCTTGCTAAAATTAGATGAACCAAAGTCAGGAGCATCAGACACAGGACCAAAACTACTAGGATCAAACTGGATATGCATTGACAAGTCAGCCTCATTGTCAGCCTCACTACAATGTTCTTGCAGACGATTGGAGTCTGGCAAAACTAAAGCTGCAGATGTTGCTGAACAATGTTCAATTGTCCAATTAGTGTCAACCGAAACAGGTGTCAAATTATCTGTTTGTCTGCTGATACCTTCAGAATCATCACCCAATTTACTTTGTACAACCGTGTTAGGCTGTGAACCTGGTGCCTGCGTCTTAAAACCATTTGCACGAGCATAACCAAAGCCTGGTGCAGTTTTCCAATCAACAGGAGGCCAGGTTGCTGCTTTGCTTTTGGATTTCGAACTGCTTTGTTCATTTACTTCGGTTGAAATAGAACTTGTCTGCAGTGGTTTATCACTCCTCGTTAAGGAATGCACAGAAGACAAGGACCAAACAGATTCACCATCAGGAAGCTTTGGCACCTTTTGGCTATTTAAGATGAAAAACTCTGTCTGCTCCTCATTTGAACCTGACTCTGCCATGGTTGTGATCATATGAAGGAAATTTGCAAAGTGCAGTTCAGGACTTCCATTAAAAAATAAACGAGAAAGCTCCAGAAATAATGCGTGAGAATCTGACTCTTGGGTTGTATACAAAATGCTACCCTGTATTTGTGAAATGAAAGGATTAAGTGTATGAAAGTGAGAAAAATTGCAAGTACTCATCACACCAAATTCTTGGTAGAATTATCTTCCGGAATCATAAAACTATGAGAAACACCATTTAATAAGAGAAGTTGATTAAAAGGAGGAACTTTTAGGGGATgcataatttatattttctattttaCCAGAACAAAGTAGGAGGATGGTGTCACTATTTTACCAGAACAAAGTAGGAGGATGGTGTCAAGTAACCTGCATAAGATGTTTCACATACTAAATCCTTGTATTTCAGAAGGATGCAAGTATATTGTGGTTCCAGGTAAAGTCTAAATCAGTTTTAAGTATAAAAGGAGCATTATGAAACACAAACAGCAGGCATTCACATTCAATGAAGGATGAAATAACATACCGTCAGAAGGCAACTACATTCAACTTGCTTCTTGGATTCACTTCCAGTACCCTTTATAACATTCCGGTAAAACAGCTTTTCAACAACTACTACTTGCAAACAGTTCAGAAATTCAGACTGCTTGAGTTGAGAATATTTATCTGGGTGTACACCATTTAAGTACCGCTGAGCATATGGAAGAGCCCAATCCAGCAATGCAGCTTTAAAGCTAGAGTCTTCGATACCAGAATATATTGCCTCGCGAGTTACAACCTGCATGTAAACACAAAGGTATGGGGAAGTTTCAGGTGCATGAGTTAATTTCCATAATTtagtt harbors:
- the LOC126618647 gene encoding uncharacterized protein LOC126618647 is translated as MSGPSDRRFDLNLVEETTPPSPDNIWRPSFVSPTGPLTVGDSVMKNDMTAAVVARNLLTPKDNRLLSKRSDELAVKDSLALSVQCAGSVSNMAQRLFARTRQVESLAAEVMSLKQEIRGLKHENKQLHRLAHDYATNMKRKLDQMKETDGQVLLDHQRFVGLFQRHLLPSSSGAVPRNEAPNDQPLMPPLSRVLSSTEAPNDPPPVPSLSGALPTAETSPKQPL